In Streptomyces sp. HUAS ZL42, the DNA window GATCAATGTTGACGACCTCGCCTTCACGTCCGGCACCACGGGCCTGTCCGTCAAGGGCGCCGACATCTCGTCCCTCGCCAAGAGCGAGGCGAAGGGCGGCGTCTACAGGACCAGTTCCGGCACCACCGGCGACGCCGTCACCATCCTCAAGAACGCCGGCATGAACTACGCCCGCCTGAAGGTCTGGGTCGACCCGGCCGACGGCTACAACAACAAGGCCCGCGTGCTGGCCATGGCCAAGCGCGTCAAGGCCGCCGGCATGAAGCTGCTCGTCGACTTCCACTACTCGGACACCTGGGCCGATCCGGGGGCGCAGTCCAAGCCGGCCGCCTGGGCGAGCCATTCGTACAGTCAACTGAAGACTGACGTGTACAACCACACGTACGACGTGTTGAACGCGTTGAAGGCTCAGGGCACCACCGCCGACATGGTCCAGGTGGGCAATGAGATCAACGGCGGCATGCTGTGGAACGAGGGTTCCACGTCCAACTGGTCGCAGCTCGCGGGTCTGCTCAACTCCGGCTACGACGCCGTCAAGGCGGTCAGCTCCTCCACCACGGTGGCTCTCCACCTCGCCAAGGGCGGCGATCTGTCCGGCACCCGCTGGTGGTTCGACAGCGCGGTGTCCAACGGCGTGAAGTTCGACGCGATCGGCCTGTCGTACTACGGCTACTGGCACGGCTCGCTCTACGACTTCCAGACCACCCTGGACGACGCGGCCTCCCGCTACGGCAAGCCGGTCTTCGTCGCCGAGACGGCCTACCCCTTCCGCCTCGACAGCGACGACTCGCTCACCAACCAGATCGACACCACCGGTGAGCTCGTCTCCGGCTACCCGGCGAGCGCTGCCGGCCAGCTGGCCTGGATGAACGCCGTGGCGAACATCGTGGAGGCCGTCCCGAACGGCCGTGGCCTCGGCGTCGTCTACTGGGAGGCGACCTGGACCGCGGTCACCGGCAACGGCTGGGACCCGACCGACGCCTCCTCCGGCAACGGCTGGGAGAACCAGGCCCTGTTCGGCTACGACGACAAGGCGCTCTCGTCGATGGCGTGGTTCAGCCACCGCTGAGCCCACACCACAGGGGTCCGGCCGGGCGTGTGGCGGCCGGGCCCCTGCGGCCGGCGGAACAGGCGCACCGCCGGTATTCGCTTGCATGCCGTCGTCACTCGCGTCAACGTCGGCGGACACCTGACGAAGGCAGAGAAGATGACCACGCAGACCCACGACGTCGACCATGAACTCATCCAGGCCGCGGCGCACGTCGCGCAAACCCGCTGCCGGGGCGACAACCACACCATGGCGGCCGCGGGCCGAACCCGGGACGGCCGGATCGTCACGGCGGTGAACGCCTACCACTTCACCGGAGGACCCTGCGCCGAGCTGGTGCTCATCGGCACGGCGGCCGCCCAGGGCGTCTACGAGCTGGACACCATCGTGGCCGTGGGCGACCGCGACCGGGGCGTTGTTCCCCCGTGTGGCCGGTGCCGTCAGGTCCTTCTCGACTACTTCCCCGCCCTCAAGGTCGTCGTCGGCGAAGGCGACCGCATCCGTACCGTCCCTGTCACCGACTTGCTGCCCGAAAGCTACGTCTGGGCCGACCACCAGCTCGACGCCGAGTAGACCGTGAATACCGAACTGGCTTGCCCAGTAAGTCAGTTCGGTATCGGTCAATGCTCGCCGAGTGCCGTACACGACGGCGTCGACTGCGCGACAGTGGGAAAACTCGGTCGAGGAGGCTCGGACAGAGGGGGACGCATGCTGAGGACTCCGGCAAGGGAGACGCGCCTGGACATCCTGGAATGGCTGAAGCACCCCGCCGCGCACTTCCCGCCCCAGCGCCACGGCGACCTCGTCGAGGACGGTGTCACCGCCGACACGGTCGCCGCGAAACTCGGCGTGCGCCGCCAGGTCGCCCACACCCACCTCACCCTGCTCGCGGACCTCGGCATGCTGCGCACCAGGAGGATCCGGCGGCGCACGTACTACCGGCGCGACGAGGTGCGGATCGCCGAAGTCGCCCGCATGTTTGAGAAGGGCTGGTAGCGCGGCCGCCGCTCCCACCAGGCGCGGTCCACCGCTAGGAACGCACCGCTGGCGGCCCCTGCCCGGGCTCCGCGTCCTGCGACGGTTCCTCGGTGTGTCCGGTCCGCTCCCACACGATCCGGCCCAGCATCGCACCGCCGTACACGACGAATCCCACGCCGACGAGCCAGGACTCCACCACCAGGACGGCACCGACAGGGCCGTAGCTGATCGCGTTGGTGACGAGGAGCGGGGTGAACACCAGGTACGAGAAGCCGCGCAGGCCGACCAGTCCGATCATCGTGGCGATGGCACCGGGCAGCAGGCCGCGCCAGCGCACCTGGCTGTGGAGAAGGAAGTGCGGCCCCCACCAGAAGAACAGCACGCCCAGCGCCATGCTGAGCAGGATGCGGGGAGGCCCCTGCAGCACGTTCCGGGTCTGCACCTGCCCGTACAGGTACGCCGTGAGCATGACCAGCCAGGCCACCTGTCGCAGGACCCGGTGCCACGGGTTGGGGGCCGCATTCCAGATGCGCTCATAGCCGTTCTGCACGCTCGACGCGAAGGACACGCCGAACAGGGCGAGCAGCGCCATGCTCCACGCGCTGGTGGTGCTGACCACCTTGCGGGGCGGCCCGAAGGCGCGCTCCAGCGCGTCGGCCGACCGGCCGGACAGATCCATGCCGTCCACCAGCCACAGCGCGAATCCGCCCTTCCCCAGCGGATCCGCCGCCGCCAGCACGATCAGCAGCGGCGCGAGCGTGACCAGGGACAGCGCCCCGAACCCCATGGCCCGGTGCAGCAGCTCCAGCTCCTTGCCGCGCCGGTGGAGTTCCGCGAACCCCAGCCCGTGCCACACCTCGCGCACTCGGCGGACGTTCAATTCGGACACCCTGCCGGACGAGGAGGCCGGACCCGTCGGAGTCCTCTGCAGGGGCGGCGACCCGCACGGCCCCGGGCCAACCGTGACATGGGGACCACCCTCTCTTCTCGTTCTTGCTGTTCTGAGTGGGCCGGAAAACACCGACGTAAACCCGCCGACGGGGGCTGTGCCCCGGTCGGCGGTCCGCATACCTGCCAGGATGGTCTGTCTCGAGGAGGAGGCTTCCATGGACCGCCCCACCGCACTCGTCCCGCGCCGGTACGTCGAGATCGGCGGCCGTGGGCCCGAGGACGTCGTCGCCGACGCGCACGGCCGCGTCCTGACCGGTGTGGAGGACGGGCGGATCCTGCGCGTCGACGGCCTGGCCGAGCCCTCCGCCGCCCGCGTCGAAGTGCTCGCCGAAACCGGCGGCCGTCCGCTCGGACTCGAACTCCTCTCGGACGACGCCCTGCTGGTGTGCGACGCCGAACGCGGACTGCTGCGCATCGACCTCGCCGACGGCAGCGTGCACGTCCTCGCGGACG includes these proteins:
- a CDS encoding glycosyl hydrolase 53 family protein; translated protein: MFHPRRTLRALLPPLAAGLALTALPAPTAQAASTLTNGGFETDGTGAATPGGWSEYGSTGASYVEAGGHGGSYRLSHWASTAYKVETYQYLSGLTNGNYKLTAWVRSGGGQNAAYLALKNCGGSEQRTDLPVSSSGWIHVVVPVNVTNNQCTISINSDANAGNWINVDDLAFTSGTTGLSVKGADISSLAKSEAKGGVYRTSSGTTGDAVTILKNAGMNYARLKVWVDPADGYNNKARVLAMAKRVKAAGMKLLVDFHYSDTWADPGAQSKPAAWASHSYSQLKTDVYNHTYDVLNALKAQGTTADMVQVGNEINGGMLWNEGSTSNWSQLAGLLNSGYDAVKAVSSSTTVALHLAKGGDLSGTRWWFDSAVSNGVKFDAIGLSYYGYWHGSLYDFQTTLDDAASRYGKPVFVAETAYPFRLDSDDSLTNQIDTTGELVSGYPASAAGQLAWMNAVANIVEAVPNGRGLGVVYWEATWTAVTGNGWDPTDASSGNGWENQALFGYDDKALSSMAWFSHR
- a CDS encoding cytidine deaminase — its product is MTTQTHDVDHELIQAAAHVAQTRCRGDNHTMAAAGRTRDGRIVTAVNAYHFTGGPCAELVLIGTAAAQGVYELDTIVAVGDRDRGVVPPCGRCRQVLLDYFPALKVVVGEGDRIRTVPVTDLLPESYVWADHQLDAE
- a CDS encoding helix-turn-helix domain-containing protein; amino-acid sequence: MLRTPARETRLDILEWLKHPAAHFPPQRHGDLVEDGVTADTVAAKLGVRRQVAHTHLTLLADLGMLRTRRIRRRTYYRRDEVRIAEVARMFEKGW
- a CDS encoding ribonuclease BN gives rise to the protein MREVWHGLGFAELHRRGKELELLHRAMGFGALSLVTLAPLLIVLAAADPLGKGGFALWLVDGMDLSGRSADALERAFGPPRKVVSTTSAWSMALLALFGVSFASSVQNGYERIWNAAPNPWHRVLRQVAWLVMLTAYLYGQVQTRNVLQGPPRILLSMALGVLFFWWGPHFLLHSQVRWRGLLPGAIATMIGLVGLRGFSYLVFTPLLVTNAISYGPVGAVLVVESWLVGVGFVVYGGAMLGRIVWERTGHTEEPSQDAEPGQGPPAVRS